From Panthera tigris isolate Pti1 chromosome B4, P.tigris_Pti1_mat1.1, whole genome shotgun sequence:
gagggaaccAGTCCCTTCCCAGAAGGCCCGTCATGCTCTGGCGggccttcccacccctccccccttccagCATAGTTGCTTTCGCCCCtttcctccccagcctccacTGGGCCTGCCCAGAATGGGGCATGGGTATCTTCGGTCAGCAGGCGCTTGCACGCCTAAATCTCCTCCAGGAAGTCGGTGGGGAACAGCCCCACCTTGCGGCCGGTGTAGACCTTGACGTAGCCGCCGGCTTCATCTCCTTTCTGCACCACTATCTGAAGTATTAAAGGTTTAGAGAGGAGAGGAATCAAGGGAAAAGGTAgaagaggagagcaggggagCCCGGATTTATGAAGGCCTATCCTAGCCCCGTTAACGGGTTAAGATCTGAAAGGACTGTGGTTTGCCGAGGAATCTTGGGGCCTGAGGTTGGATGGGGCACCAGAGCTACCTGGTCCTTCTTGAGAGTGATCTGCCCTATTTCACGGTTTCCCACGAAGGATCTCGTTACGCGGTGCACACGCTCTCCAGACCGGACCCGAATGATGAAGTTTGGAGGGAAAAATCCAACCTTTTCCCCTATTTTCCCCtggaggagatgggagggagaATCAGTCTCTCAATCTCAGATTCTAAACTCAACCCATGTCCCACTCTAGCCTCTGCCATTTCTCTTACCCGCCACCATTCCTCATTGGAGTCATCAATGACTGTGATCTTCTCTCCAGGcctggaaggggaagggagaggcctCTGAGAGTTAGGGAGCTTACTTATATATCTGGCTCCGGTCCAGCCCCAACAGGCTCTAAGCCCCTGATaccccctttcctttcccataAGGAGATGAACTCTCCCCTCTCCACTCTCAGtactcccacccctacccccccccgccccccccccccccccccccccccccccccccgtcccagTCTAAGGCCTCTCACGGGAAATCCAGATCGTCCTTCTCCAGGGCTTTGAACCGATAGAGAGCCACAAAGTAATGAGACTGCTGGAAGCCAGGCTGCTTGTGCTGGGGGTGAAAGGAGGTGATGAGTCTCTGGGCTCCTCTGTCCCACACTGAGGGGCAGGAGTCCAAGGCAGGGGCATTATGCAGACACACTACATTCCAACTCTCTTCCACCTCCTTGAACTGAGAGgattctggggtgtgtgtgtgtgtgtgtgtgtgtgtgtgtgtgtgcgcgcgcatgcgtgCGCACGCGCGTGCATGGTGAAGGCAGGTTAAGGGTGATGGGAACCCATGGAGTAAGTGTGAACTTCTGTGGAGGCCATGAGTGGTGTCAGACCTGGGTTGGGGAGAGGACTGGGGTTCCTGCAGGGAAAAAGGATTCTCACTTTGTCATCAGGTGTCTTCTTTTCAGCCTTCTTATCCCCTTCAGGGTTTCCTGGGATGGGAAACACCAAAATTGTCTCTAGTTCCTGGAGGGTAACCCTCATTCTTTTACCCTTCTGTTGcagaacctcttttttttttaattaaaattaagtttatttattgagtgggggggggcagagagagagagagagagagagagagagaatcccaagtaggctctgcactgtcaaacccacgaaccatgagatcatgacctgagccaaagttggacccttagccaactgagccatccaggtgccccgtgcAGAGCCTCTTTTATCTCCAAATCTGCCATGCCCTTTGGCCCTCCATCCCCTGTTACCCAGCCAAGTCCCTGACCCTACTCCATCTCTATGGATGGAGGTGGGTGACACTCACCATCCtggggtttgcctccctctggtCTGGCAGACTCTGGCTCCTCTTCCATCATGGCTGCTAGAGGCTGGAGGGGGTACCAGAGTTAGGAAGATGCTCTCTTGGGAACCCATGCTTGCCCTGGCTCTCCAGCCGGGCCAGAGAACTATAGAATAACAGCATCTCAGTGTTGGAAGGAGCCTTGGAAGGAAATACCTGGTTCAACCACCAGCCTAATGCCCAGGCTTCCTGAAAACTTTCTGGCAGGTGGACCATCCACCTTGTGCTTGAATGTAGCTAATGACAAGGAGTCACTACCTTACAAAGTAAGTTCATGCAATTTGAGGGCAATTCCCTAAATTAAAGCTATGTCAATCTCCCTGTAACTTTTAGTAAATTGGTACTGATTTGGCCTCTGGAGCAATATGGAACAAACATAGTCCCCTTAAAGGTCTGAGGGTAGCTGGTAAGTACTTCCTGCATTTTCTTCTCTAATCAGTTCCTTCaaatcaccccctcccccatgatccTGATTCCAGGTTTTTTACTATAAAGTCCGCTCCTAAAAATACTCCAGTGTGTAAGAGAAAAATGGGCAGCACAGTTTTTCTAATTCCCTTAAGAGAACCTGAGTGTGCTTGCCTTTCTGGAAGCAGTCAAATCATATTGCTAGTGCCTTGTAAGTCATAGTTCATTCCACAGAAATCTCTTACACCCAACCTCCATATCAACTACTCTGAGGCTAATCCCTAGTTCTGTTTTTGtgcagttgattttttttgatCCAACAACAGACATGTGCATTTTTCCTgacaaaatttcaaattattgGTTTTGGGCTTTTCTTCTAGtctgtaacatttttaaatatactgctCAGCATATAAGTTTTCCCTCCTAGGTTTCCCACAAACTTAAGGGATAATACCATTTGCATCAGTGAGAAAAATAGCCACAGGTGAGGACTGAGGACCAAATCATGCTTTTAAGGTATCAGAAATCTCCCTCTAGCCAGACACTCCCTAAAGGACCTAGATCCTTTGGGCATCATCATTCATCCAGTTTTAGGACCCCATCTAACTGCTATCCACATCAGTCCATCCTGGTTGTCCAGAAAGATACAAGGATATGCTAACAAATTCTTTGGCAAACTCAAGGCAAGTCTACGGCATTACCAGTCTAGTAATCCTATTACAGAAGGAAATGAAGTTGCTTTTGGCCACTGGTCttgagcatcagtttcctcaactataagaTAAATGAGTCAGGCAAGAGGATGTTCGTGGACTCTTCGTGGATTTTCATGGACCCTTCACGGCTCTAGAATTCTGATTACTTGGCATGATAAgttttcttccccaaatccaAAAAGCGTAGCTCTTGCCTCTGTTGTCCAGCAATGCTAGGAGCCTGGGGCCTAGCCTTCAGTTGGTTCTGGTGCTTAATCTGACAGTTTCAGAAGGGAGTTTCTGAAGAACATATACACTATGGTAGTTCTCAACCAGAGGCCCTCTAAGATTGCATGCAAAAAATTTGTCTGTTGCAATTTTAGGGGAAAAGAATCCCTAGCTTCTGTTGGCTTTCCAGAGAGGAGACAGGACCTGTTCCATGGAATCTCTTGAGGGGACCTCAGGAGGAAGATATGGTGCTCACATTTTTCTTATCTGCCTGTCCCTTCTTCCGTTCCTTGTTTGCCATGATCACCCCAGTGCGCAGGGTTTCAAACACAGGATCATTGTGATTGGCAGCAGCTAGTAGGAAGGGAAGAATGAAGCCATTActggggaagcagagaaaggCTTGGAGGAAAGAGAGACCTCCTAGGTAAGGGAGAGGCGGGATGGAGCATATagatacatgtgtgcatgtgtgcgtgcgtgtaggATTAGGGAAGGGCCAGCTGGGCATACCTAGGTCATCAATCTATAAAGCGCTCTAAAAACATCACTGGGAATGTAATGTGATGGAGAAAAATACTTACCAGCACTCCTTCCGGGCAGAGCATTCTATGATGATGGAAAGACAACTTTGCTAACAAGTTGCTTGGGAGCTGGGGAATGCTCACAATTACTATTCTCCTTCTAAGGAGAGTGGTCCTTTAACTGCTGGCTTTTGTTCCGCTGAGTGGCATGTGCAAGCTGGGGTGGTGCCACCAGTGGGTTCTTCTTTTTTCCACCCATGCTCCTCACACAGTTCAGCCTCTCCTCCAAATAAATGTTGAGCAAATTGTCAACGAATATGTTTGTAAGAGTTGCCAAGTTATGAATCTGCCCAGGATGCCCACAGCTCTTGGTCTAGCCCTGAGACTGGTATTATTCTGTAACAAGGATGAGGATGGTCCAGAATCCTTGTTCTTGCTTAGAAATGGCTTTACATATGAAGAGTACCGATTTT
This genomic window contains:
- the STAC3 gene encoding SH3 and cysteine-rich domain-containing protein 3 isoform X1 is translated as MTEKEVLESPKPSSPAETRQSGLQRLKQLFRKESPGTKEMELPPEPQANGEAVGAGGGPIYYIYEEEEEEEEEEEEPPPEPPKLVNDKPHKFKDHFFKKPKFCDVCARMIVLNNKFGLRCKNCKTNIHEHCQSYVEMQRCFGKIPPGFHRAYSSPLYSNQQYACVKDLSAANHNDPVFETLRTGVIMANKERKKGQADKKNPLAAMMEEEPESARPEGGKPQDGNPEGDKKAEKKTPDDKHKQPGFQQSHYFVALYRFKALEKDDLDFPPGEKITVIDDSNEEWWRGKIGEKVGFFPPNFIIRVRSGERVHRVTRSFVGNREIGQITLKKDQIVVQKGDEAGGYVKVYTGRKVGLFPTDFLEEI
- the STAC3 gene encoding SH3 and cysteine-rich domain-containing protein 3 isoform X2, with protein sequence MANKERKKGQADKKNPLAAMMEEEPESARPEGGKPQDGNPEGDKKAEKKTPDDKHKQPGFQQSHYFVALYRFKALEKDDLDFPPGEKITVIDDSNEEWWRGKIGEKVGFFPPNFIIRVRSGERVHRVTRSFVGNREIGQITLKKDQIVVQKGDEAGGYVKVYTGRKVGLFPTDFLEEI